The genomic DNA CGAGGGCCTGACCCTCGTCGGCCCCCGGCTCTGGCAGCTCACCTGGCAGGACGGCATCGCCATCGAGCGCGACGCCGAGACCCTCAAGGAGCTGCGCCGCGTGCGCTACGAGGGCGAGGGCTGGGGCCTGTGCCAGGACCGTACGGACGGCGGCACCGGCGGCCGGCTCGTCATGAGCGACGGCAGCTCCCGGCTCACGTTCCGCGACCCGCAGACGTTCGAGCCCACAGGACACGTGGACGTCACCCGCGCCGGCGCCCCCGTCGACCAGCTCAACGAGCTGGAGTGCACCCCCGACGGCAGCGTCTACGCGAACGTCTATCAGACCGACACCCTGGTCCGTATCGACCCGGACACCGGCGCCGTCACCGCGGACATCGACGCCGCGGGGCTGCTCACGCCCGCCGAGCTGCGGGCCGGGGCGCGCCAGCTCAACGGGATCGCCGCGGTCCCCGGCGGCGACGAGTTCCTGCTCACCGGCAAGTACTGGCCCCGGATGTTCCGGGTCGAGTTCGTGGCGCGCTGAGGTCGCGGAAAAAACTTCTGGGCGGGTGTCGATCCGGCAGGGTGCCGTTCGACGCATGGGCAGAAGGACGGCACCGGGCCGCCCGCGACGAGTACGAGGAGACGCGCGATGCGCTACATGATGCTGATCGAGCCGGACCTGGAGAACAGCCCCGCCGACGGGATGCCCAGCCAGGAGATCATGGACGAGATGGGCAAGCTGCTGGAGGAGATGACCAAGTCCGGCGTGCTGCTCGACACCGCCGGGCTGAAGCCCGGTGAGGAGGCCGTACGGGTCGTCTCCGACCACGGGAAGCTTTCCGTCGTCGACGGTCCCTTCACCGAGTCCAAGGAACTGGTCGGCGGCTATCTCATCGTCCAGGTCAAGTCGAAGGAAGAGGCCCTGGAGTGGGCCAACCGGTTCCTGAAGGTGCACGGCGAGGAGTGGACCATCACCCTGGAGCTGCGGGAGATCATGGAGCCGTAGCCGCAGGTGACGGCCCAGGTCAGGGCCGTTGAGAGTTGCCTTCGGCCGGGGCGGGCTGTTCTGATGTGGGGCTGTGACGGCTTCGCAGGACGCCCGCGCCCGGCGGGAGGACGTACCAGGGCCGCCCGTCGCCGCGCGGGGGGCCACCGACCGCGCCGTGGCGGCGGTCTGGCGGATCGAGTCCGCGCGGATCATCGCGGGCGTGGCCCGTATCGTGCGCGATGTCGGGGTGGCGGAGGAACTGGCGCAGGACGCGCTGGTCGCGGCCCTGGAGCAGTGGCCCGGGTCGGGGGTGCCCGACAACCCCGGCGCGTGGCTCATGGCCACGGCCAGGCGGCGGGCCATCGACCTCGTACGCCGCAAGGAGCGCTACGCGCGCAAGCTGGCGGAGATCGGCCACGACCTGGAGAGCCGCCGCCCGGAGGGCGAGGCGCAACTCGCCGCGGTCCTCGACGACGACATCGAGGACGACCTGCTGCGGCTGGTCTTCACGGCCTGCCACCCGGTGCTGTCCACGCCCGCGCGGGTGGCGCTCACGCTGCGGCTGCTGGGCGGGCTGACGACGGAGGAGATCGCGCGGGCGTTCCTGGTCACGGAGCCGACGGTGGCGCAGCGCATCGTACGGGCGAAGCGGACACTGGCGAAGGCGGAGGTGCCGTTCGAGCAGCCGCAGGGGCCGGAGCGGGCGGAGCGGCTGGAGTCGGTGCTGGAGGTCATCTACCTGATCTTCAACGAGGGTTACTCGGCGACCGCCGGCGACGACTGGATGCGCCCGGGGCTCTGCGAGGACGCGCTGCGGCTGGTGCGGGTGCTGGCGGGGCTGGTGCCGGAGGATCCCGAGGTGCACGGTCTCGCGGCGCTGCTGGAGATCCAGGCGTCGCGCGCGGCCGCGCGCACCGGGCCCGGCGGCGAGCCGGTGCTGCTGCTGGAGCAGAACCGCGGGCGCTGGGACCACCTGCTGATCCGGCGCGGGTTCACGGCGCTGGCGCGGGCGCAGTCACTGGTCACGGCCGGGGCGCCGGGGCCCGGTCCTTACGCGCTGCAGGCGGCGATCGCCGCCTGCCACGCGCGGGCGTCGCGGGCCGAGGACACGGACTGGGGGCAGGTCGTCCGGCTGTACGAGGCCCTGGCGCGGGTGGCACCGTCGCCGGTGGTGGAGCTGAACCGGGCGGTGGCGGTGTCCATGGCGTACGGTCCTGAGGACGCGCTGCGGATCGTCGACGGGCTCGCGGAGGAGCCGGCGCTGAAGGACTACCACCTGCTGCCGAGCGTGCGCGGCGACCTGCTGCGGCGGCTGGGGCGGGTGGAGGAGGCACGGGAGGAGTTCGCGCGGGCGGCGGAGCTGACGCGCAACGCGCAGGAGCGCACGCTGCTGCAGACCCGCGCGGAGTCCTCGCCGGACGGGCCGTAGCGGGCGGGGCTGCGCCGGACCGGGCCCTTGCGGACGGGATCTGGCGGGACGGGTCACGGCGGGCACGCATGCCGGGCCCGGCGGATCGGGCCGTGGCGAACGGGGTCCGCGGCGGACGGGCCGGAGCGGACCGGGCCTTCGGAACCGGTCCCGGCCGCGGGCGCCGTAGCATCCGGGCGCGGTGGCGGGGCGGTCCGGGGGATCGCCCGGCCGGCCTCGCCGGTCCGCGCGCTCAGTCCGCCAGCACCAGCGGCAGGCCGAAGAGCGGGAACAGCCGGTCCACGCCCAGGAAGCTGTTCATGTGGGTGACCTTGCCGTCCTCGATCTCCAGGACCTGTATCGCCCAGCCGCGGTGACCGCCGCTCTCGGGATCCGGGTGGTACTGCGCGAAGGCCGGCATGCCGTTCGCCGAGCAGGGGACCAGGCGGGAGCCGCGGCAGACCGCGCCGGTGCCGAGGAACCAGGTGCGGATGTCCTCCGGGCCCTGCAGCCAGAGCGGCAGCGGGGGCATGGAGAGGATGACGTCCTCGCGCATGAGCGCCGTGAGCGCATCCAGGTCGTACCGCTCGAAGGCGTCCACGTACCGCTCCAGGAAGCGCTGCTGGTCCGCGTCCAGCGGCTTGGCCGGCTCGCTGTCGGCCGGGGCCTCGGCGGCCAGCGTGGCGCGGGCGCGCTGCAGCGCGCTGTTCACCGACGCCACGGAGGTCTCCAGCAGCTCCGCGACCTCGCTCGCCTTCCAGGCGAGCACGTCCCGGAGGATGAGCACCACGCGCTGGCGCGGCGGCAGGTGCTGGAGCGCGGCGACGAAGGCGAGGCGCACGGAGTCGCGCTGGGCGGCGACCTCGGCGGGGTCGCCGCCCTCGGGGAGCACCTTCTTGTCCGGCATCGGCTCCAGCCAGGTGGCCTCCGGGAGGGCCGCGCCGAGGGCGGCCTCCGGGGGCGTGGTGGCGGCGCCGGGGGACGACAGGTCCATGGGGCGGGCGCGGCGCTGGGGGCTGCCGTGCATGTCGAAACAGACATTCGTGGCGATGCGGTACAACCACGAGCGCATCGACGCGCGGCCCTCGAAGCGCTCGAAGCCCTTCCAGGCGCGCACCATCGTCTCCTGGACCGCGTCCTCCGCCTCGAAGGCGGAGCCGAGCATGCGGTAGCAGTACCCGGTCAGCTCGATGCGGTGGGACTCCAGGCGCTTCTCCACCGGCTCTTCTGCGGCGGGGTCCGCCACCGTTTCTCTGGTCACTTCGTCATCGTAAGGGCGGCCACTGACAAGAGTCATCGGGTGGGACAGATGCGCAGAATTCACCAATCAGCCACCGCAAGGGCTTACTTCCCGTCGTTCCGCGTGGCACTGTGCGGATGATGTTGATCAGAGCAACCCGTCAGGAGTGCCCATGACCGGCAGACCCACACGTCGTACGGCCCTGCTCACCGCGCTCGGCGCGGCCGCGGCCGCCACGCTCCCCGCCGCCGCCGCGCACGCGGCCGGCGGCAAGCCCACCCCGCCCGTCGCCGTCACCGACCAGAAGTCCCGCCGCGTCCTCGTCCTCGACTCCCGGCTGCCGTGGGACTCGCCGGACGCGGTGCGCTGGGCGTTCTCGCCGGAGGGCGACGAGCGCTACGCGGACCTGGTGCCGCAGGCGAGCTGGACGTATGTCGACGAGGCCAAGGCCCGCCGCCGCAGGGGCCGTACGTACCTGCTCACCACCGCCTCGTTCGGCTTCGCCGCCGTCGTCGAGGTGCCCACCGGCCGCCGCTACTGGGCCGGTGCCCTCGCCGGCGGTACGGACTCGGTCAACCCGCACAGCATCGAGCTGCTCCCCGACGGCAACGTCGCCGTCGCCGGCAGCACGGGCGACACCATCCGCCTCTACGCCGCCTCGCAGGGCCCGGCGACGGACACGTACTTCGAGTACCGCTTCGACGACGCACACGGGCTGCAGTGGGACAACAGGAACGGCCTGCTGTGGGCCATAGGCTACGA from Streptomyces sp. CMB-StM0423 includes the following:
- a CDS encoding DUF6528 family protein; this translates as MTGRPTRRTALLTALGAAAAATLPAAAAHAAGGKPTPPVAVTDQKSRRVLVLDSRLPWDSPDAVRWAFSPEGDERYADLVPQASWTYVDEAKARRRRGRTYLLTTASFGFAAVVEVPTGRRYWAGALAGGTDSVNPHSIELLPDGNVAVAGSTGDTIRLYAASQGPATDTYFEYRFDDAHGLQWDNRNGLLWAIGYDELIALRAGGTPAAPTLTRVDGAALPHPDGVRAGGHDLSLVASRPGRLWLTTNYGVYQYDIGRREFRKDFAGAAQISRRSVKAVSDVQGSGRVATTVPEPGLGKTWWTTTVSAHNPEGAYKLPDSGIYKARWWLPESR
- a CDS encoding YciI family protein, encoding MRYMMLIEPDLENSPADGMPSQEIMDEMGKLLEEMTKSGVLLDTAGLKPGEEAVRVVSDHGKLSVVDGPFTESKELVGGYLIVQVKSKEEALEWANRFLKVHGEEWTITLELREIMEP
- a CDS encoding glutaminyl-peptide cyclotransferase; this encodes MLERLPHDAEAFTQGLELRGDVLYEGTGLEGSSSVRRGPAGGTPTVRRDLPAPLFGEGLTLVGPRLWQLTWQDGIAIERDAETLKELRRVRYEGEGWGLCQDRTDGGTGGRLVMSDGSSRLTFRDPQTFEPTGHVDVTRAGAPVDQLNELECTPDGSVYANVYQTDTLVRIDPDTGAVTADIDAAGLLTPAELRAGARQLNGIAAVPGGDEFLLTGKYWPRMFRVEFVAR
- a CDS encoding sigma-70 family RNA polymerase sigma factor — protein: MTLVSGRPYDDEVTRETVADPAAEEPVEKRLESHRIELTGYCYRMLGSAFEAEDAVQETMVRAWKGFERFEGRASMRSWLYRIATNVCFDMHGSPQRRARPMDLSSPGAATTPPEAALGAALPEATWLEPMPDKKVLPEGGDPAEVAAQRDSVRLAFVAALQHLPPRQRVVLILRDVLAWKASEVAELLETSVASVNSALQRARATLAAEAPADSEPAKPLDADQQRFLERYVDAFERYDLDALTALMREDVILSMPPLPLWLQGPEDIRTWFLGTGAVCRGSRLVPCSANGMPAFAQYHPDPESGGHRGWAIQVLEIEDGKVTHMNSFLGVDRLFPLFGLPLVLAD
- a CDS encoding RNA polymerase sigma factor, which encodes MTASQDARARREDVPGPPVAARGATDRAVAAVWRIESARIIAGVARIVRDVGVAEELAQDALVAALEQWPGSGVPDNPGAWLMATARRRAIDLVRRKERYARKLAEIGHDLESRRPEGEAQLAAVLDDDIEDDLLRLVFTACHPVLSTPARVALTLRLLGGLTTEEIARAFLVTEPTVAQRIVRAKRTLAKAEVPFEQPQGPERAERLESVLEVIYLIFNEGYSATAGDDWMRPGLCEDALRLVRVLAGLVPEDPEVHGLAALLEIQASRAAARTGPGGEPVLLLEQNRGRWDHLLIRRGFTALARAQSLVTAGAPGPGPYALQAAIAACHARASRAEDTDWGQVVRLYEALARVAPSPVVELNRAVAVSMAYGPEDALRIVDGLAEEPALKDYHLLPSVRGDLLRRLGRVEEAREEFARAAELTRNAQERTLLQTRAESSPDGP